From one Lotus japonicus ecotype B-129 chromosome 3, LjGifu_v1.2 genomic stretch:
- the LOC130743593 gene encoding uncharacterized protein LOC130743593 translates to MTAWRDVLYHVFHRLPAYIVCRFKCVGKRVDYTRIPRFCEEQADHMLSVGDLHIFTSPVSDYHQVTGVGLHNLLEDGPAAGVPTDFFNVVARSGKILSSWNGLIVVRLRRKKVLRLLICNPVTSSWAPLRTRCGEYDANANVNIIIIPATAPTRNDYRLLSVTRQNKIFPPYVLKEYNQIEDQWQVLYPDMNLGDRKLNISKPAIVNEWLYFMSDNYHYMNFIDDATIMPYIMAYSLSDHTSVRLELPNNALEYLFHGSYGVFTWGCRWTSEESLCLVRFINSSFTLFTCAAPTSQNSSWVQILHITMEDLLLSAARSSPVSIFREPIRWPYTVVNGNCLIFATREKIYGYNINGPYPWKLRQLGIKDSRTNINFIPYSSTFRRCRCPHPSSLKKFLANNY, encoded by the coding sequence ATGACTGCCTGGCGAGATGTGCTTTACCACGTGTTCCATAGATTACCTGCATACATTGTATGCAGGTTTAAGTGCGTAGGAAAAAGAGTGGACTACACCAGGATCCCCAGATTTTGTGAGGAACAAGCAGACCATATGCTGTCAGTTGGCGATCTCCACATCTTCACTTCTCCGGTCTCTGACTATCACCAAGTTACAGGGGTGGGTCTACATAATTTATTAGAGGACGGGCCTGCGGCTGGTGTTCCGACAGACTTTTTCAATGTCGTTGCACGGTCGGGGAAGATTCTTTCGTCATGGAATGGCTTGATTGTTGTCCGTTTAAGGCGGAAAAAAGTGCTTCGTCTCTTGATCTGTAATCCTGTGACCAGTTCATGGGCTCCCCTCAGGACACGTTGTGGTGAGTACGACGCGAATGCGAATGtcaatatcatcatcatcccaGCTACGGCCCCGACCCGCAATGATTACCGATTGCTTTCGGTCACCCGACAAAATAAGATTTTCCCGCCTTATGTCTTGAAGGAGTACAACCAAATAGAGGACCAGTGGCAAGTTCTTTACCCAGACATGAATTTGGGTGACCGGAAATTGAATATTAGTAAACCTGCAATTGTGAATGAATGGCTATATTTTATGTCTGACAATTATCATTACATGAACTTCATTGATGATGCTACCATCATGCCATACATAATGGCCTACTCACTCAGTGATCATACAAGCGTGCGCTTGGAACTTCCCAATAATGCTCTTGAATATCTCTTCCACGGGTCATATGGAGTTTTCACATGGGGCTGTAGATGGACatctgaagagtctctttgccTAGTAAGGTTTATTAACTCTTCCTTCACTCTTTTCACTTGTGCAGCCCCTACTTCTCAAAATTCTTCGTGGGTTCAAATTCTTCATATTACCATGGAAGATCTACTGCTTTCTGCAGCCCGTTCTTCACCCGTCTCGATCTTTAGAGAGCCTATAAGATGGCCCTATACTGTTGTTAATGGAAACTGTTTAATCTTTGCAACCAGAGAAAAAATTTACGGGTACAACATAAATGGTCCATATCCCTGGAAATTGAGGCAACTAGGGATCAAAGATTCGAGGACAAATATTAACTTTATTCCTTACTCTAGTACGTTTCGACGATGTCGCTGTCCTCATCCATCTTCTTTGAAAAAGTTTCTTGCTAACAACTATTAA